A genomic stretch from Desulfolutivibrio sulfodismutans DSM 3696 includes:
- a CDS encoding NupC/NupG family nucleoside CNT transporter, with translation MVQSATGLLVLVLIAWLVSENRRAVRLWTIVVGIVLQLAVGFLFLKIAVIKDAFLSLNRLVMALDTATTAGTTFVFGFLGGAPLPFAETGMGSTFVMACKALPLILVVSALSSLLFYWRVLPVLVKVLSKALQKTMGIGGALGVSVAANIFVGMVEAPLFIRPYLANMTRSELFAVMTAGMATIAGTVMVLYATFLQNVIPDALGHILVASIISAPAAILVSMVMIPETGKITDGEIVPPNPAAGPMDAITRGASDGMGLLINVTGTLIVLVAMVSLADQALGLLPDVMGAPLTLPRLFGFVFRPLVWVIGVPWAESETAGMLMGVKTALNELLAYLEMSRLPADALSERSRLIMTYAMCGFANFGSLGILVGGMGAMAPSRRGEIVALGMRSLVSGTLATLMTGAVVGIFL, from the coding sequence ATGGTCCAAAGCGCGACGGGACTCCTTGTATTGGTGCTCATCGCCTGGCTTGTGAGCGAAAACCGGCGGGCTGTGCGGCTTTGGACCATCGTGGTGGGCATTGTCCTGCAGCTTGCGGTGGGCTTTTTATTCCTCAAGATTGCGGTCATCAAGGACGCCTTCCTGAGCCTGAACCGGCTGGTCATGGCCCTGGACACGGCCACTACGGCCGGAACCACCTTCGTCTTCGGCTTCCTTGGCGGCGCCCCCCTGCCCTTTGCCGAGACCGGCATGGGCAGCACCTTCGTCATGGCCTGCAAGGCCCTGCCGCTGATCCTGGTGGTCAGCGCCCTGTCGTCGCTCCTTTTTTACTGGCGGGTGCTCCCGGTCCTGGTCAAAGTGCTGTCCAAGGCGCTGCAAAAGACCATGGGCATCGGCGGAGCGCTTGGGGTGAGCGTGGCCGCCAACATCTTCGTGGGCATGGTGGAGGCCCCGCTGTTCATCCGCCCCTATCTGGCGAACATGACCCGCAGCGAACTGTTCGCAGTCATGACCGCAGGCATGGCCACCATCGCCGGGACGGTCATGGTGCTCTACGCCACCTTTTTGCAAAACGTCATTCCCGACGCCCTGGGGCATATCCTGGTGGCCTCGATCATCAGCGCCCCGGCGGCCATCCTGGTGTCCATGGTCATGATCCCCGAGACCGGAAAAATCACCGACGGCGAGATCGTTCCGCCCAACCCGGCCGCCGGGCCCATGGACGCCATCACCCGGGGGGCCTCGGACGGCATGGGGCTTCTGATCAACGTTACGGGCACGCTCATCGTGCTGGTGGCCATGGTCTCCCTGGCGGATCAGGCCCTGGGGCTTCTGCCCGATGTCATGGGCGCGCCGCTGACCCTGCCGCGCCTCTTCGGCTTCGTGTTCCGGCCCCTGGTGTGGGTCATCGGCGTGCCCTGGGCCGAGTCGGAAACGGCCGGAATGCTTATGGGCGTCAAGACCGCCTTAAACGAACTTTTGGCCTACCTGGAGATGTCGCGGCTTCCCGCCGACGCGCTGTCCGAACGCTCCCGGCTGATCATGACCTACGCCATGTGCGGCTTCGCCAATTTCGGCAGCCTGGGCATCCTGGTGGGCGGCATGGGGGCCATGGCCCCGTCCCGCCGGGGGGAGATCGTGGCCCTGGGCATGCGGTCGCTTGTGTCGGGCACCCTGGCCACGCTCATGACCGGGGCGGTGGTGGGCATCTTTCTCTAA